A genomic stretch from Kogia breviceps isolate mKogBre1 chromosome 1, mKogBre1 haplotype 1, whole genome shotgun sequence includes:
- the LOC131759641 gene encoding transmembrane epididymal protein 1A-like — protein sequence MGTFIGHVYPGLFLLSYGLYQAVAVSKAVIVSDSFLYPSSPPRNKGRWARLWKISYGGLLKMLAGSGLIVYEISCVKRGLILMNRELPPRFMYAQEWQHLTMFILLTLNGCVEVVSKNVLPQRCVPLEEGTLVLTFYVLLLLLVSHAQDSAGVELQVHSLLILVVLLLMLVLTVQLWVPDTFRLSVIETFLFQIMGSWLVQAAFILYKPITGYPWQDDDISDIVFVTTFFCWHVMINALCLLGIYGVPSFWHCCYRPSWKLTGSREAPRYTSTVGPLYKLLREAEQSVWQTLNL from the coding sequence ATGGGAACCTTTATCGGTCATGTGTACCCAGGGCTGTTTCTACTCTCATATGGACTGTATCAAGCGGTAGCGGTCTCCAAAGCTGTGATAGTCAGTGACTCTTTCCTGTATCCCTCATCCCCTCCCAGGAATAAGGGGAGATGGGCCAGGCTGTGGAAAATATCCTACGGAGGTTTGCTGAAGATGCTGGCTGGCTCCGGCTTGATCGTGTACGAGATCAGCTGCGTGAAGAGAGGGCTGATACTGATGAACAGGGAGCTGCCACCGAGATTTATGTACGCCCAAGAGTGGCAGCACCTCACCATGTTCATCCTTCTCACCCTCAACGGCTGTGTAGAGGTCGTGAGCAAGAACGTGCTGCCTCAGCGCTGCGTGCCCCTAGAAGAAGGGACCCTGGTGCTGACTTTCTATGTGCTCCTGCTGTTGCTGGTGTCACATGCTCAGGACTCAGCAGGGGTGGAGCTGCAGGTTCACTCCCTGCTCATCTTGGTGGTGTTGCTGCTGATGCTGGTGTTGACCGTACAGCTGTGGGTTCCCGACACGTTTCGACTCTCAGTGATCGAGACCTTTCTGTTTCAGATCATGGGCTCCTGGCTGGTACAGGCTGCCTTCATTCTTTACAAACCAATCACTGGCTACCCATGGCAGGATGATGACATCAGTGACATCGTGTTTGTCACCACCTTCTTCTGCTGGCATGTGATGATCAATGCTTTGTGCCTGCTGGGAATCTATGGCGTCCCTTCCTTTTGGCATTGTTGTTACCGTCCCAGCTGGAAGCTGACGGGGTCCAGAGAAGCTCCACGTTACACGAGCACCGTGGGACCCCTCTACAAATTGCTGCGGGAAGCGGAGCAGTCAGTctggcagactctcaacctctaG